The proteins below are encoded in one region of Hemiscyllium ocellatum isolate sHemOce1 chromosome 3, sHemOce1.pat.X.cur, whole genome shotgun sequence:
- the rsad2 gene encoding S-adenosylmethionine-dependent nucleotide dehydratase RSAD2 codes for MYVVVICIKLLLQACIDKAGEISRWLMRLVTLSQCGLIEWRRGRVTSSDGTQERSVVPTSVNYHFTRQCNYKCGFCFHTAKSSFVLPLEEAKRGLELLKAAGMEKINFSGGEPFLVNRGEFLGKLVQYCKQELKLASVSVVSNGSRITEKWFKNYGKDLDILAISCDSFEEDTNRLIGRGQGTKNHIENLLKVRSWCKDYQVAFKINSVINRFNVDEDMNEQIRMINPIRWKVFQCLLIEGENAGEEALRHAETFIISSKDFQRFLDRHKEIKCLVPESNEKMRDSYLILDEYMRFLDCTQGRKDPSKSILDVGVENAIKFSGFDEKMFFKRGGKYTWSKADMLLEW; via the exons atgtacGTGGTGGTTATTTGCATTAAACTCCTGCTGCAAGCTTGTATTGACAAAGCGGGCGAAATCTCGCGCTGGTTGATGAGGCTGGTAACCTTGAGTCAATGTGGGCTCATTGAGTGGAGACGGGGAAGAGTCACAAGCAGCGATGGGACCCAAGAGCGGAGTGTGGTCCCCACCAGTGTCAACTATCATTTCACTCGGCAATGTAACTACAAGTGCGGCTTCTGTTTCCACACCGCCAAGTCATCATTTGTGTTGCCCCTGGAAGAAGCCAAAAGGGGACTAGAGCTACTAAAGGCAGCCG GTATGGAGAAAATTAACTTTTCAGGAGGAGAACCTTTTCTGGTCAATCGTGGAGAGTTTCTAGGGAAGCTGGTTCAGTACTGCAAGCAGGAGTTGAAACTGGCCAGTGTCAGCGTTGTGAGCAATGGGAGTCGGATCACCGAAAAGTGGTTTAAAAACTATG GTAAGGACCTGGACATTTTGGCTATTTCATGTGACAGTTTTGAAGAGGACACCAATCGTCTCATCGGCCGTGGGCAGGGGACCAAAAATCACATCGAGAACCTCCTCAAAGTCAGAAGTTGGTGCAAAGATTACCAAGTGGCTTTTAAAATCAACTCTGTCATCAACAGATTCAATGTTGATGAGGATATGAATGAACAAATCAGGATGATAAATCCAATAAGGTGGAAG GTATTCCAATGTTTGTTGATCGAAGGCGAAAATGCTGGAGAAGAAGCTCTGAGACATGCAGAAACATTTATTATCAGCAGTAAAGACTTTCAGAGATTTTTGGATAGACATAAGGAAATCAAGTGCCTTGTGCCTGAATCTAATGAGAAG ATGCGAGATTCCTATCTCATCCTTGATGAATAT ATGCGCTTCCTAGATTGTACCCAAGGCAGAAAAGATCCATCAAAATCTATTTTGGATGTAGGTGTTGAGAATGCAATTAAATTTAGTGGGTTTGAtgagaaaatgttttttaaacgtgGAGGTAAATACACATGGAGCAAAGCAGATATGCTTTTGGAATGGTAA
- the cmpk2 gene encoding UMP-CMP kinase 2, mitochondrial, translating into MNVRCSSQMAQALGSALYREWAKRLFAIECCNNSEPLYFALSPCPEGPWDQSSRLHRVLSRGESYSVCVASDNRIEGAESYARLRAGLTGLPPRCRVMELMAFSPGRQGSLIKGFLVQDDRHHEGTEHLLQRLVRESGQTTLCSYTRDGAGRIWQRLRLLTDGQDREISRNCLSPAARPELHPSVLNIKNSVIFFKYEDAYCVLKECVETIPKAKEILQLADQYDRTPRKGLHPVIVIEGLDATGKSTLTEALRDSLQAMLLKSPPDCISHLRKTFDAKPPLIRRAFYALGNYITGSIIARESEKSPVIVDRFWHSTAAYAIATEVSGKLENLPPPHHELYQWPQDLIRPDLVLLLTVDAEERVRRLEQRGEMRTREEIELEANSIFRQKVEATYRRMENPACVVVDASPSKDVVFKNTLHVIKRYCGIEQT; encoded by the exons ATGAATGTTCGCTGCAGTTCTCAGATGGCTCAGGCACTGGGCTCGGCGCTGTACAGGGAATGGGCCAAGAGACTCTTTGCCATCGAGTGCTGCAACAACTCGGAGCCGCTTTACTTCGCCCTGAGCCCGTGCCCCGAGGGGCCCTGGGACCAGAGCTCCCGGCTGCACCGGGTGCTCAGCCGCGGCGAGAGCTACTCGGTCTGCGTCGCCTCCGACAACAGGATCGAGGGCGCTGAGTCCTACGCCCGGCTGCGGGCTGGGCTCACCGGGCTGCCCCCGCGGTGCCGCGTGATGGAGCTGATGGCATTCTCCCCCGGCCGACAGGGATCTCTGATCAAGGGATTCCTGGTGCAGGACGATCGCCATCACGAGGGGACGGAGCATCTCCTGCAGCGTCTGGTCCGTGAGAGCGGGCAGACCACTCTGTGCAGCTACACCAGGGACGGTGCTGGCAGAATCTGGCAGAGGCTCCGGCTCCTCACTGATGGGCAGGACAGGGAGATCTCCAGGAACTGTCTCTCTCCGGCCGCAAGACCAGAGCTCCATCCCTCGGTGTTGAACATCAAAAACTCAGTTATATTCTTCAAGTACGAAGATGCTTACTGCGTTTTGAAAGAG TGTGTTGAAACAATTCCTAAAGCCAAGGAAATTCTGCAATTAGCGGATCAATATGACAGAACTCCTAGAAAGGGCCTACATCCAGTAATTGTGATAGAAGGACTCGATGCAACAG GTAAAAGTACATTGACTGAAGCTTTAAGAGACTCCCTCCAAGCAATGCTTCTAAAATCCCCACCAGACTGCATTAGCCACTTAAGAAAAACGTTTGATGCAAAGCCACCTCTTATACGACGGGCTTTTTATGCATTGGGCAATTACATTACTGGCTCCATCATAGCAAGAGAATCTGAAAAGTCTCCGGTAATTGTGGATCG ATTCTGGCATAGCACTGCAGCCTATGCTATCGCAACAGAAGTCAGTGGAAAACTAGAGAACCTGCCACCACCACATCATGAATTATACCAGTGGCCCCAGGATCTAATTCGACCGGATTTGGTGCTGTTGCTCACAGTTGATGCAGAGGAGAGAGTCCGTCGTCTAGAACAAAGAGGAGAGATGAGAACAAGGGAAGAAATCGAGCTGGAAGCAAACAGTATATTTCGACAAAA GGTGGAAGCAACTTACAGAAGAATGGAGAATCCGGCGTGTGTTGTGGTTGATGCCAGTCCTTCGAAGGACGTAGTCTTCAAGAATACTCTTCATGTAATTAAGAGATATTGTGGCATTGAACAAACTTGA